Genomic DNA from Chlorocebus sabaeus isolate Y175 chromosome 6, mChlSab1.0.hap1, whole genome shotgun sequence:
GGCTGCTGAGGCTGCCAGGGAGACGGGCCAGGCCCCCTACAGCCGGGACACGGTGCCGGGTGGCTGGCTGGGGCTTCGTGTCTGACTTTGAGGATCTGCCGCCTGGACTGATGGAGGCCGAGGTCCGAGTGCTGGACCTGGACGTCTGCAACAGCTCCTGGAAGGGCCACCTGAGCCATACGATGCTCTGCACCCGCAGTGGGGACAGCCACAGGCGAGGCTTCTGCTCGGTAAGATCCCCTCCCCGCTCCACCTACTTACTGtatggggaaaccaaggcccacAGAGACAGTCAGGGCCAGGAAGGGCCTTGGGAACTGAGTCCCATTGATATTGGACCAGATGGAGAAGTTGAGGCCCAGGAAAGATAGGGAGTTGGCAAGGGTCATGCAGGGCTGTCATGTTCAGTTGCgcaggttgtgcactgcacaaagAGCCACACACTTGTGTATTTGCACAAGCAGTGTTCAGTAGAGGGTAGTAACAGATTGAGAGAAAGCAGCTCCCACTCCTAAAATCTTGTCAGATAAACGAATCCCCTGGTGCTAAGGGAGACACGGGGCCTGGAAGGTCTTTTGCAGGCAAGAGAGCGACTTGGTTCAGGACACACACTCTGGAACCCGGCAGCCCAAGCCCAGGAGAAACGAGACTGTCCATTTTCCCaatgtgtgaccttggaaaagtcactTGATTTCTCTGGGCCTGttcttctccatctgtaaaactgCCACCCGAATAGTATCTGGTGTCAGAGTGGATTCCAGATGGCAGTTAGGAGGGTAGGATGAGGGATTTTAGGGTGAGTATTCGGGGAGCCCTCTCCAAGGAGAGCACCtttgagctgagacttgaagCAATCCTTAGAAGATTGGAGGAAACACATGCAAGGCAGAGAGACCCATTACTGGAGGGCGGCCGCGTACAGCTGTGCAGGTTGTGCACTGCCCAGAGCACTGCAGACTCGAATGTTTACACACGCAGCATCCAGCACAGGCCAGGAACAGGCCTCCAGGCTATGCAAAGGCTGGAACACCGAGGAGGCTGGCGGGGGAGGCCGGGTCCTCAGGGCCTGGATGGCAGAGATGAGTTTACTTTTTCCTTGGAGAGCAGTAGGGAGTCACAGAGGGTTCTGAGGCAGGGAGGGCAGTGGTGAGATGTGCCTGCAGCAGCTCCCAGAGGACCTGACCTCACCTCTCCTTTTACTCCAGGCCGACTCCGGGGGGCCCCTGGTGTGCAGGAACCGGGCTCACGGCCTCGTGTCGTTCTCCGGCCTCTGGTGCGGCGACCCCAAGACCCCCGATGTGTACACGCAGGTGTCCTCCTTTGTGGCCTGGATCTGGGACGTGGTTCGGCGGAGCAGCCCCCAGCCCGGACCCCTGCCTGAGACCACCAGGCCCCCAGGAGGAGTCGCCTGAGCCACAGCCTTGCGGCATGCAAATGAGGTTGCTGCTTTGAGGCCTGGAATGTTCCATGGCTGGGGCAGGGGGTCCCTGGGGCCCCAGACACCGGGAAGCCTGATGTTCAGGGTTGGGGTGGGACGGGCAGCGGTGGGGAACACCCGTTCCGTATGCAAAGGGCAGAATCTTACCCAGTAAAATGTTAACTGACCTCCAGCCTCACCCTCGGGTGGTCAGCGGCAGGGTCCACCCGTGTTTGTGTCATGGCTCCTTGTCCGCAGCCCCTTTCCACCTTCCCATGCCCCCCACCGTGAACCCCTCTGGGTCCACCCCCGCAGGCCTGCAACCCACACTCCTGCAGCCTCCCACCTGGAACGCTGTTCCTCCACCTCCCTCCAGCCGGCTAACCACAGCACAGATGAGTAGGCTGGGAAACGGAGGCTAGGACGCCCTGAGCTCCCTCTGCAGGGCGCAGGGGCGGCTGGACACCAGTGCAGGCTTGCGCCGGCCACACCATAGAATCCCAAGAGGGTCTGGCCTCCCA
This window encodes:
- the PRSS57 gene encoding serine protease 57 isoform X2, which encodes MGPGSGAWGRPLLTVATALMLPMKPPGSWGAQIIGGHEVTPHSRPYMASVRFGGQHHCGGFLLRARWVVSAAHCFGHRDLRTGLVVLGAHALRTTEPTQQVFGISAVTKHPDFHPVTHVNDICLLRLNGSAVLGPAVGLLRLPGRRARPPTAGTRCRVAGWGFVSDFEDLPPGLMEAEVRVLDLDVCNSSWKGHLSHTMLCTRSGDSHRRGFCSADSGGPLVCRNRAHGLVSFSGLWCGDPKTPDVYTQVSSFVAWIWDVVRRSSPQPGPLPETTRPPGGVA
- the PRSS57 gene encoding serine protease 57 isoform X1, producing MGPGSGAWGRPLLTVATALMLPMKPPAGSWGAQIIGGHEVTPHSRPYMASVRFGGQHHCGGFLLRARWVVSAAHCFGHRDLRTGLVVLGAHALRTTEPTQQVFGISAVTKHPDFHPVTHVNDICLLRLNGSAVLGPAVGLLRLPGRRARPPTAGTRCRVAGWGFVSDFEDLPPGLMEAEVRVLDLDVCNSSWKGHLSHTMLCTRSGDSHRRGFCSADSGGPLVCRNRAHGLVSFSGLWCGDPKTPDVYTQVSSFVAWIWDVVRRSSPQPGPLPETTRPPGGVA